In the genome of Myxococcales bacterium, one region contains:
- a CDS encoding phosphotransferase, with amino-acid sequence MPTLPPTATRDPAPSLEVLEHLAREHFGQSEPTRINPMEGGASTRRFFRVDVGSGPSAVAMYVPDARRSDEVAKDDVGERRWPFLEIRDLLADRGVRVPAVLGEACDAGFILVEDLGDDTLARYLERNPEARTGLYQSAVLDLARAQQRLSPLPEGSVVASRAFDEDLLTWEVDHFREWALEARGISLSDEDRAVFSEAAQFLAKTIAGWSRGFVHRDYQSRNLMVREVDDRPPQLYWIDFQDALLGPRVYDLVALLNDSYQTFDRAFVDARLDEYAAHLALDAAGRAAVGREFDTVTVQRKLKDAGRFVFIDRVRGNPSFLGFVDPTIEKVFGSLDRLTGVPELERLSSLLHRLL; translated from the coding sequence ATGCCCACGCTGCCCCCGACGGCCACCCGCGACCCGGCTCCTTCACTCGAGGTCCTCGAGCATCTTGCCAGGGAACACTTCGGGCAGTCCGAACCCACCCGCATCAACCCGATGGAAGGCGGCGCTTCGACGCGGCGTTTTTTTCGTGTCGACGTCGGGTCAGGACCGAGCGCTGTGGCCATGTACGTGCCGGACGCGCGCCGCTCCGACGAGGTTGCGAAGGACGACGTCGGCGAGCGTCGTTGGCCGTTCTTGGAGATCAGAGATCTGCTGGCAGACCGAGGCGTCCGCGTCCCGGCGGTGCTGGGTGAAGCTTGCGACGCGGGTTTCATCCTGGTCGAGGACCTCGGCGACGACACCTTGGCGCGTTACCTGGAACGGAACCCCGAGGCCCGCACGGGCCTGTATCAATCGGCGGTGCTCGATCTGGCCAGGGCACAGCAACGCTTGAGCCCTCTGCCCGAAGGCTCGGTGGTGGCGTCCCGAGCGTTCGACGAGGACCTCCTCACCTGGGAGGTCGACCACTTTCGGGAGTGGGCGCTGGAAGCGCGAGGCATCTCCCTCTCCGACGAGGACCGCGCCGTGTTCTCCGAGGCAGCGCAGTTCCTGGCCAAGACCATCGCCGGCTGGTCGCGGGGTTTTGTGCACCGGGACTATCAGAGTCGCAACCTCATGGTTCGCGAGGTCGACGACCGGCCGCCTCAGCTCTACTGGATCGACTTCCAGGACGCGCTGCTCGGGCCTCGGGTGTACGACCTGGTGGCGTTGCTGAACGACAGCTACCAGACCTTCGATCGCGCCTTCGTCGACGCGCGCCTCGATGAGTACGCGGCTCATCTCGCCCTCGACGCGGCGGGGAGAGCCGCCGTGGGTCGTGAGTTCGACACGGTCACGGTTCAGCGCAAGCTGAAGGATGCGGGGCGCTTCGTCTTCATCGATCGTGTGCGCGGCAACCCCAGCTTCCTCGGCTTCGTCGATCCAACCATCGAAAAAGTGTTCGGCTCGCTCGATCGACTCACCGGAGTCCCCGAGCTCGAGCGTCTGAGCTCGCTCTTGCACCGGCTCTTGTGA
- a CDS encoding PrsW family intramembrane metalloprotease, with the protein MPRILLVVLVGAVPLAFALLLWRRVNRLAHVPRRRTLMMVVGGVAAGLTAGWVERLILAFSELSFDATKVGTVGALLATFLLAAPLEEGLKVLVVWPLFGMRALSSPRLGLTYAACAGAGFATGETIGIGWVEAPTSVLAVRLLVGMAAHPFLAGLWGYSLGNQRLTRGRRFVVAWFAAVLLHGLYDHIVFGRGPGLLVLAIPMFLCMVLVAGLAIRDVAPSPDSRGSALLSSIPEPPSLGSMSRALTRRDRPLMLHWIAIGALVTLGVVLVALAGAVYVGHVVGVDFALADEADVRSSGPLVLLGAATLAGFPLAGYLVARASSAHSVLEPAMGAGVAIITAVLLVSLAAPVTAVFGLAVAPLAFALACGGAWFGLVR; encoded by the coding sequence GTGCCTCGCATCTTGCTCGTCGTTCTGGTCGGCGCCGTCCCCTTGGCGTTCGCGCTGCTGTTGTGGCGCCGCGTAAACCGACTCGCCCACGTTCCGCGCCGCCGCACGCTCATGATGGTCGTCGGTGGCGTCGCCGCGGGGCTGACCGCCGGCTGGGTCGAGCGACTGATCCTCGCTTTCTCCGAGCTGTCCTTCGACGCCACGAAGGTGGGCACGGTGGGCGCGCTCCTGGCGACCTTCCTGCTCGCCGCCCCACTCGAAGAGGGCCTCAAGGTGCTGGTGGTCTGGCCGCTCTTTGGCATGCGCGCGCTGTCCTCACCGCGCCTCGGCCTCACTTACGCGGCCTGCGCCGGTGCCGGCTTCGCTACCGGGGAGACCATCGGCATCGGCTGGGTCGAAGCGCCCACGAGTGTGCTGGCGGTGCGTTTGCTCGTTGGCATGGCGGCGCACCCGTTCCTGGCCGGCCTCTGGGGTTACTCCCTCGGTAATCAACGCCTCACGCGCGGTCGTCGCTTCGTCGTGGCGTGGTTCGCCGCCGTGCTGCTCCACGGTCTGTACGATCACATCGTTTTCGGACGCGGTCCGGGTCTGCTCGTGCTCGCGATTCCGATGTTTCTCTGCATGGTGCTCGTGGCTGGGCTCGCGATTCGAGACGTGGCGCCGTCCCCGGATTCACGTGGCTCCGCGCTGCTCTCGAGCATCCCCGAGCCACCCTCTTTGGGGTCGATGAGCCGCGCGTTGACCCGACGTGATCGCCCGCTGATGCTGCACTGGATCGCGATCGGCGCGCTGGTCACTCTCGGTGTCGTGCTCGTCGCCCTCGCAGGCGCCGTCTACGTCGGGCATGTGGTCGGTGTCGACTTCGCGCTCGCCGACGAGGCCGACGTGCGCTCGAGCGGTCCGCTGGTGCTGCTCGGCGCCGCGACGTTGGCGGGTTTCCCGCTGGCGGGTTACCTAGTTGCGCGCGCGAGCTCGGCCCACAGCGTGCTCGAGCCTGCGATGGGAGCCGGAGTCGCCATCATCACGGCAGTGCTCCTGGTGTCCCTTGCAGCTCCCGTCACGGCGGTCTTCGGTCTGGCAGTGGCGCCCCTGGCTTTTGCGCTGGCCTGCGGTGGGGCGTGGTTCGGGCTCGTGCGTTGA
- a CDS encoding YceI family protein → MKKILRTFLAASAALTVSVAASAAFEDAGDTEVRFLANGPAGLKINGEASDLKAKEQDGKLTITVPVDDLKTGIGLRDKHLKKYLEGSQFPKATLEIERSKLKLPENDQTAKSSATGSFTLHGVKKPLKFHYKALRTGSDYHVQALATVDIRDHDIEVPCYLGVCVEPKVKLKLKFKLRDK, encoded by the coding sequence ATGAAGAAGATCCTGCGAACTTTCCTGGCCGCCTCGGCGGCGCTCACCGTCTCGGTGGCCGCGTCTGCCGCCTTCGAGGACGCCGGCGACACCGAGGTGCGCTTTCTGGCCAACGGCCCCGCGGGCCTGAAAATCAACGGTGAAGCGTCGGATCTGAAGGCCAAGGAACAGGACGGAAAGCTGACCATCACGGTCCCGGTCGACGACCTGAAGACCGGCATTGGCCTGCGTGACAAACATCTGAAGAAGTACCTCGAGGGCTCCCAGTTCCCGAAGGCGACGCTCGAGATCGAGCGCAGCAAGCTCAAGCTTCCGGAGAACGATCAGACTGCGAAGTCCTCGGCAACCGGGAGCTTCACGCTGCACGGTGTGAAGAAGCCACTCAAGTTTCACTACAAGGCGCTTCGCACCGGTAGCGACTATCACGTGCAAGCGCTGGCCACGGTCGACATCCGAGATCACGACATCGAGGTGCCGTGCTACCTCGGCGTGTGCGTGGAGCCGAAGGTAAAGCTCAAGCTCAAGTTCAAGCTTCGCGACAAGTGA
- a CDS encoding alkaline phosphatase family protein gives MNLRLTTLIGLAALSVACSSTDDVSPPGRVNCDPANDARSTARASCEFGKGALPRETLGCSMRGKRLPFEHVVLFMQENRSFDHYFQELPEFGQPDVEVAPEGTSNPAPDGSAVPFVHQQKYCFSDTNHEWDGSHESFNDGKNDGFAKANAKSSDPTGARAMGFYDASDLPFYHQLASTFAISDRYFCSVMGPTWPNRMYYFAATSFGNTDNVPVGGEVDTIFDRLNDAGITWKQYRTNLATSAMFVTDILQNLDKVVDVSEFAKDVENGTLPQVAWVDPLFSAGGALESSEHPPGDMQVGQRWIHDNVKLMMGSQYWKKTAIFITYDEHGGLYDHVPPPKACAPDEIAPKKGAELGGFDQLGFRVPLFSVSAYTKPHHVSHQVNDHSSILRFVETLFELPALTRRDANATALLDLFDFENPPFLTPPELDEAPIDQAKLEACKLEFPP, from the coding sequence ATGAATTTGCGGCTCACTACCCTCATTGGTTTGGCAGCTCTCTCAGTCGCTTGCTCCTCGACGGATGACGTCTCGCCGCCGGGTCGAGTGAACTGCGACCCCGCGAATGATGCGCGCTCGACTGCGCGCGCGTCGTGTGAGTTCGGCAAGGGGGCGCTGCCCCGGGAGACCCTCGGCTGCAGCATGCGCGGCAAACGTCTGCCCTTCGAGCACGTGGTGCTGTTCATGCAGGAAAATCGCTCGTTCGATCACTACTTCCAGGAGCTGCCGGAGTTTGGGCAGCCGGACGTGGAGGTGGCGCCCGAGGGAACCAGCAACCCGGCGCCGGACGGGAGCGCGGTGCCGTTCGTGCACCAGCAGAAGTACTGCTTCTCGGACACCAACCACGAGTGGGACGGGAGCCACGAGTCATTCAACGACGGCAAGAACGACGGCTTCGCAAAGGCCAACGCCAAGTCGAGTGACCCGACGGGCGCCCGGGCCATGGGTTTTTACGATGCCAGCGACCTGCCGTTCTACCACCAGCTCGCGAGCACCTTTGCCATCTCGGATCGCTACTTCTGCTCGGTGATGGGCCCGACCTGGCCGAACCGGATGTATTACTTCGCGGCCACCTCTTTCGGCAACACCGATAACGTTCCGGTGGGCGGTGAGGTCGACACGATCTTCGATCGGTTGAACGACGCGGGCATCACCTGGAAGCAGTACCGCACCAACCTGGCGACCAGCGCGATGTTCGTCACGGATATCCTCCAGAACCTCGACAAGGTCGTCGACGTCTCCGAGTTCGCGAAGGACGTCGAGAACGGCACCCTCCCGCAGGTGGCCTGGGTCGACCCGCTATTTTCAGCCGGTGGCGCCCTCGAGTCGAGCGAGCACCCGCCGGGTGACATGCAGGTGGGCCAGAGGTGGATCCACGACAACGTGAAGCTCATGATGGGCAGTCAGTACTGGAAGAAGACCGCCATCTTCATCACCTATGACGAGCACGGTGGGCTCTACGATCACGTGCCCCCGCCCAAGGCCTGTGCGCCGGACGAGATTGCTCCGAAGAAAGGTGCCGAGCTGGGCGGCTTCGATCAGCTCGGCTTCCGCGTCCCGCTGTTCTCGGTCTCTGCTTACACCAAGCCCCACCACGTCTCGCACCAGGTGAACGACCACAGCAGCATCCTGCGCTTCGTCGAGACGCTCTTCGAGCTGCCGGCCCTCACGCGGCGGGACGCCAACGCGACCGCCCTCCTGGACCTGTTCGACTTCGAAAACCCCCCGTTTCTGACGCCTCCCGAGCTCGACGAAGCTCCGATTGATCAGGCGAAGCTCGAAGCCTGCAAGCTCGAGTTTCCGCCCTGA
- a CDS encoding class I SAM-dependent methyltransferase produces the protein MALTRLGSGWDPKIERCLAGLGQERAPESVRALAALLDRVVEWNDKVDLTAAREPDALVDLFVADAAVVAAEHPEPDQRWVDVGSGAGAPGIPLAVLSASASFTLVEPKAKRVAFLRTAVGALGLERVRVERARSDALSAASFDVAISRATLEPAEWLEEATRIATAAAWLLLARSEPPSVQGWRIDRDRAYELPLTRVPRRAVRYVRSA, from the coding sequence ATGGCGCTCACGCGACTCGGCTCGGGCTGGGACCCAAAAATCGAGCGATGTCTCGCGGGCCTCGGGCAAGAGCGTGCGCCCGAGAGCGTCCGTGCGCTCGCCGCGCTCCTCGATCGAGTCGTCGAGTGGAACGACAAAGTCGATTTGACCGCCGCGCGCGAGCCTGACGCGCTGGTCGATCTGTTCGTGGCAGACGCGGCGGTCGTAGCGGCCGAACACCCGGAGCCCGATCAACGCTGGGTCGATGTGGGCAGCGGCGCCGGCGCTCCGGGCATCCCACTCGCGGTGCTCTCTGCTTCCGCCTCGTTCACTCTGGTCGAACCGAAGGCCAAACGCGTGGCCTTCCTGCGAACGGCAGTCGGCGCGCTTGGGCTCGAGCGCGTCCGCGTCGAGCGCGCGCGCTCGGATGCACTCAGCGCTGCGAGCTTCGACGTTGCCATCTCACGAGCGACGCTCGAGCCGGCCGAGTGGCTGGAGGAAGCAACCCGTATTGCGACCGCTGCGGCGTGGTTGCTCCTGGCTCGCTCCGAGCCGCCGAGCGTGCAGGGTTGGCGCATCGATCGCGACCGGGCGTACGAGCTACCGCTCACGCGGGTGCCACGTCGCGCAGTGCGTTATGTGCGATCAGCATGA